From a region of the Aeoliella mucimassa genome:
- a CDS encoding type IV secretion system DNA-binding domain-containing protein codes for MLYKLSNEHGKPYDYGDTEFWESLGVFSEPAQAFAEGFPNYWRDVAGWYSKKTRELAAAQRQKNFFKLAHTRICPCAVTNSLVLPFLKNKRPRFRFERSATDHTNPQRNPFAFAYQGGAEPSMELWNALADCITESLQDADIPKTPLPHGYKQRERLPNGDVFCSGSRLAQQEILEFSSEASPDDGIRWGPLRYRLSDARKSHFLVTGTTRSGKTTILRLFLQSMFLNPAVRTVVYDFKGDLLPLLHPSSKRKTATHFYYLLNAYDSRGVAWDIAKDVDAESASTLAGILIPGDGHARRDYFLQTSRQLLTAVIRTLIECAGDRWTFLDLMLSIKRENIRSVLCSTDEGRGQYLTHIQGDGQTQQNVLSDLDACSQRYLNVATAWSRASARLSLSHWVNHQSKGLVIGNSLRNHADLQPINQAILYFLFHELLDNARTRKHHTFMILDEFARLGRLPVIEHALETAPGLGLSIALGIHDIATLSDIYGKSANGILGACGFRAYLRVKSAETARWMSDQIGAQDVLVELTSTSESRSKSPAIEQDAPSSHSVGTSKTKSFQRLTRPAVPAEVFMQLPLASADREVPQYESGVFGYFDVPMHPPYRGHLPRDVYYGNTQFHSPKQLDERLWSATEICYKVAGQTFRFSEKDVYPTPKGRFRPPRDLFGSLQALGFQFDGDDHTRPLPPKATSTPPAPAAAPQPESPVSLRGGEAATPLRPRPAKPNEPETPEHQGREKKHDLSKMLWDDEEETFYLPDQDDEGDEN; via the coding sequence TTGCTCTATAAGCTCTCGAATGAACACGGCAAGCCTTACGATTACGGAGACACCGAGTTTTGGGAGTCACTAGGAGTCTTCTCTGAACCGGCACAGGCTTTCGCCGAGGGTTTTCCAAACTACTGGCGTGACGTCGCCGGGTGGTATAGCAAGAAAACGCGAGAACTGGCTGCAGCTCAACGCCAAAAGAACTTCTTCAAGCTGGCACACACAAGAATATGCCCTTGTGCGGTCACGAATTCGCTTGTCCTTCCCTTCCTCAAGAACAAACGCCCCAGGTTCAGATTCGAACGGTCCGCCACGGACCATACGAACCCGCAACGCAACCCGTTTGCCTTCGCCTACCAAGGAGGAGCTGAACCATCGATGGAATTATGGAATGCTCTGGCGGACTGCATCACCGAGAGCCTCCAAGACGCGGACATTCCCAAGACTCCGCTGCCTCACGGATATAAACAGCGAGAACGACTCCCCAACGGGGATGTCTTCTGCAGCGGCTCTAGGTTGGCTCAGCAAGAGATTCTCGAATTCTCCTCAGAAGCTTCCCCCGATGACGGCATCCGTTGGGGACCGCTACGCTACCGATTGTCCGATGCACGGAAGAGCCATTTTCTAGTGACGGGGACGACCAGAAGTGGAAAGACTACCATCCTTCGACTCTTCCTACAAAGCATGTTTTTGAACCCAGCGGTCCGCACGGTTGTCTATGACTTCAAGGGCGACCTGCTTCCGCTGCTTCACCCCTCCAGCAAACGAAAGACAGCCACGCATTTCTATTACCTGCTTAACGCCTACGACTCGCGTGGAGTTGCCTGGGACATTGCCAAGGACGTCGATGCTGAATCGGCGAGCACCCTCGCTGGTATCTTGATACCTGGTGACGGTCACGCACGACGTGACTACTTCCTGCAAACGTCGAGGCAGCTTCTCACGGCGGTGATACGCACTCTCATTGAGTGTGCTGGTGACCGCTGGACGTTTCTCGACCTCATGCTTTCCATCAAGCGGGAGAATATCCGCTCGGTGCTGTGCTCCACAGACGAAGGACGAGGTCAATACTTGACCCACATTCAAGGAGATGGCCAGACTCAGCAAAACGTTCTCAGTGACCTGGACGCGTGCTCTCAACGCTATCTGAACGTCGCCACGGCATGGTCCAGAGCCAGTGCTCGACTCAGCTTGAGTCATTGGGTCAACCATCAATCCAAAGGGCTAGTAATTGGCAACAGCCTTCGCAATCACGCGGACCTGCAACCCATCAATCAGGCAATTCTCTATTTCTTGTTCCATGAATTGCTCGACAACGCCCGCACCCGAAAACACCACACTTTCATGATTCTCGATGAGTTTGCACGGCTTGGGCGACTTCCCGTCATCGAGCACGCCTTGGAGACTGCTCCCGGCCTGGGCCTCAGTATCGCCCTGGGCATTCACGACATTGCGACCCTGTCGGACATCTACGGCAAGTCGGCGAACGGCATCCTTGGGGCATGTGGGTTCCGAGCCTACTTGCGTGTAAAAAGTGCAGAGACGGCACGATGGATGTCCGACCAAATCGGTGCCCAGGACGTTCTAGTCGAACTCACTTCAACTTCCGAGTCTCGGTCCAAATCACCCGCGATTGAACAAGACGCTCCTTCCAGTCACAGCGTTGGCACTTCAAAGACGAAGTCTTTCCAACGACTAACTCGACCTGCCGTACCAGCAGAAGTATTTATGCAGCTTCCTTTGGCATCCGCCGACCGGGAAGTACCGCAATATGAAAGTGGTGTGTTTGGTTACTTCGATGTACCTATGCATCCGCCCTATCGGGGCCATTTGCCGCGTGACGTTTACTACGGCAACACCCAGTTCCATTCTCCCAAGCAACTCGACGAACGCTTGTGGAGTGCGACGGAGATTTGCTACAAGGTCGCCGGTCAAACGTTTCGCTTTTCAGAAAAGGACGTCTATCCTACTCCCAAAGGCCGGTTCCGCCCTCCCAGGGACTTGTTTGGCTCTTTACAAGCACTCGGCTTTCAATTCGATGGAGACGACCACACCAGACCTCTCCCTCCCAAAGCGACTTCAACTCCGCCAGCCCCTGCGGCGGCACCTCAACCTGAAAGCCCCGTCAGTCTTCGCGGAGGAGAAGCTGCTACTCCTCTCCGGCCTCGTCCCGCAAAGCCGAACGAGCCAGAGACGCCCGAGCACCAAGGCCGTGAAAAGAAGCATGACCTCAGCAAGATGCTCTGGGACGATGAGGAAGAGACCTTCTATCTACCCGACCAAGACGATGAGGGCGATGAGAACTGA
- a CDS encoding IS630 family transposase has product MRLSENMEVAMKVAGHLPLAELKRLERVEKNVNRSKRLRILILGHEGWTAPAVAAAVGLSRRACQEWVARYNRHGLAGLDDHRGGSLNLPLTADQEQTFRERLAAGPTSEDLVCSLRGKDFQRILAEEFGVRRSLPAVYWLLHRLGYSYLRPRPRHRKADPEKIEAFKREWPERIKEIAAEHPHKQLRVYFQDESRFGQQGTNTNLWAERGSRPTAVRQTEYEYLWVIGAVCPETGHAEGLLSPQLNTKIINSFLESFSETIPEGEHAVMIWDGAGFHTSKAIQVPENVSLVQLPPYSPELNPIENLWHYLKSHFWSNRAYDDYDDLEEAAMTAWRTAVLNEELIKTVCAAPYVDGGSNAQV; this is encoded by the coding sequence ATGCGACTTTCCGAGAACATGGAGGTCGCGATGAAAGTGGCGGGGCATCTTCCGCTTGCGGAGTTAAAGCGATTGGAGCGTGTGGAGAAGAACGTCAATCGCTCCAAGCGGTTGCGGATTCTGATCTTAGGTCACGAGGGCTGGACGGCCCCCGCTGTGGCAGCCGCTGTTGGGCTATCGCGACGGGCGTGCCAGGAGTGGGTCGCCCGATACAATCGACACGGGCTGGCGGGGCTGGACGACCACCGCGGTGGGTCGTTGAACCTGCCACTCACAGCCGACCAAGAGCAGACGTTTCGTGAGCGTCTCGCGGCAGGGCCAACGAGCGAAGACCTTGTCTGCTCGTTGCGGGGCAAGGACTTCCAACGCATCTTGGCCGAGGAGTTCGGCGTGAGGCGGTCGTTGCCTGCGGTGTACTGGCTGCTACACCGATTGGGCTACAGCTACCTGCGTCCCAGGCCGCGTCATCGCAAAGCAGACCCTGAAAAGATCGAGGCGTTCAAGCGGGAGTGGCCTGAGCGAATCAAGGAGATCGCCGCGGAGCATCCCCATAAACAGCTGCGGGTCTACTTCCAGGACGAATCACGGTTCGGACAGCAGGGGACCAACACCAACCTGTGGGCCGAGCGGGGCTCCCGACCGACCGCCGTCCGTCAAACCGAATACGAATACTTGTGGGTGATTGGGGCGGTCTGCCCGGAAACCGGACACGCCGAGGGCCTGCTGAGCCCGCAACTGAACACGAAGATCATTAACTCGTTCTTGGAATCGTTCTCCGAAACGATCCCCGAGGGCGAGCACGCCGTGATGATCTGGGATGGCGCCGGCTTCCACACCAGCAAGGCAATTCAGGTCCCAGAAAACGTGTCGCTGGTGCAACTGCCGCCCTACAGCCCTGAACTTAACCCAATCGAAAACCTCTGGCATTACCTCAAAAGCCACTTCTGGAGCAACCGGGCCTACGACGACTACGATGACTTGGAAGAAGCGGCCATGACCGCATGGCGGACCGCCGTGCTCAACGAAGAACTCATCAAAACCGTCTGTGCCGCCCCGTATGTTGATGGCGGCTCAAACGCGCAGGTTTAA
- a CDS encoding efflux RND transporter periplasmic adaptor subunit produces the protein MKTEDGKVIVSDRAQLNLGLTAKPLETRVYWKTITLPGMIVDRPGTSDRDVVTPAAGVVTQIYHVPGDLVQPGERLFTIRLASDSLQQTQAELFKASENIKLAEAKRQRLVRGGEGIPQARVIEAESEIARLKVAVQGYRQELLNRGLPNAEIDGIARGKLLSELSIVAPRLDFAGDAPKSAEALGFELHELLVEMGQQVQAGATLCNLANHQLLAVEGKAFRDETALLQRSLEEGWPVEVDFREGATTAWPTFDPLLPISYIDNSIDPVNRTFSFLALLENQHKVVERDGRSRLLWRFRPGQKVLLQVRVEKMEDVFVVPADAVVADGLENYIFTQNVNTFEQVSVRVLHRDRETVVIANDGALETYERDGVQKTFAAVAQNAAAQLNRMTKTKSDGLPPGYHIHADGSLHKNEDEDR, from the coding sequence GTGAAAACCGAAGACGGCAAAGTCATCGTCAGCGACCGTGCTCAACTAAACTTGGGACTCACGGCCAAGCCGCTGGAGACCCGCGTGTACTGGAAAACCATCACGCTGCCGGGGATGATTGTCGACCGCCCCGGCACGAGCGACCGCGACGTGGTGACGCCCGCCGCTGGAGTCGTCACTCAGATTTACCACGTGCCGGGTGACTTGGTGCAGCCGGGCGAGCGACTGTTCACGATTCGACTTGCCAGCGACTCACTTCAGCAGACTCAGGCCGAATTATTCAAGGCCAGCGAGAACATCAAGCTGGCCGAGGCCAAGCGGCAGCGTCTAGTGAGGGGTGGCGAGGGAATCCCACAAGCAAGAGTCATTGAAGCGGAAAGCGAAATCGCTCGCCTCAAAGTTGCCGTCCAAGGGTATCGCCAAGAGTTGCTCAATCGCGGTCTCCCCAACGCCGAAATCGACGGCATTGCTCGTGGCAAATTACTAAGCGAACTCTCGATTGTTGCCCCGCGACTCGACTTTGCGGGCGATGCACCCAAGTCGGCAGAAGCTTTGGGATTTGAGCTGCATGAGTTGCTAGTAGAAATGGGTCAGCAGGTGCAGGCGGGGGCGACGCTCTGTAATCTTGCCAACCACCAACTTCTCGCTGTCGAAGGAAAGGCGTTTCGCGACGAGACAGCCCTGCTACAGCGAAGCCTCGAAGAAGGCTGGCCGGTAGAAGTCGATTTTCGCGAAGGAGCAACGACGGCTTGGCCCACCTTCGACCCGCTACTTCCCATCAGCTACATCGACAACTCGATTGACCCGGTCAATCGGACATTCAGCTTTCTGGCGTTGTTAGAGAATCAGCACAAGGTTGTCGAGCGGGATGGGCGTTCGCGACTGCTATGGCGATTCCGTCCTGGACAAAAGGTGCTGCTTCAAGTTCGCGTCGAAAAGATGGAGGACGTTTTTGTCGTGCCCGCTGATGCTGTTGTTGCCGACGGGCTGGAGAACTACATCTTCACGCAAAACGTGAACACGTTCGAGCAAGTCAGTGTGCGAGTTCTCCATCGAGACCGCGAAACTGTGGTGATAGCCAACGATGGAGCGTTGGAGACCTATGAGCGGGATGGTGTGCAGAAGACGTTCGCCGCAGTCGCTCAGAATGCAGCAGCCCAACTGAATCGTATGACCAAGACAAAATCGGATGGCTTGCCCCCTGGATATCATATCCACGCCGACGGCAGCCTCCACAAGAACGAAGACGAGGACCGGTAA
- a CDS encoding ImmA/IrrE family metallo-endopeptidase — translation MTKTTWNLINSRLGHAERKGEEVAEVAHQNGLPIDPFAIARSEHPLLKFTLGDFHDAFDGQLEYHRKHNRFLIFLNTKYDIGQFPGEHHPRTRFSMGHELAHYYLEPHRAYLIGGGNSHGSESEFKSDELVEREADAFAAGLLMPNWLFSPRVNKTEPSFDLIQQVASEFQTSMLSTAIRTVQLSHFPCGLACVRQSSLAWMFCSTPLIEAGCYPGERGSNLPETALLAWKEHENGNLSNRTKDGVVGDWFRTYDATSLESTYVCEHYFSIPVMNSLLVLLTVDEDDLADEEE, via the coding sequence ATGACGAAAACGACTTGGAATCTGATTAACTCGCGACTTGGGCACGCGGAACGGAAAGGCGAAGAAGTCGCGGAAGTGGCACATCAAAATGGTTTGCCAATAGACCCGTTCGCCATTGCTCGCTCCGAGCACCCTTTGCTCAAGTTCACTCTAGGCGACTTCCACGACGCCTTTGACGGACAGCTTGAGTATCATCGCAAGCACAACCGGTTTCTAATCTTCTTGAACACTAAATACGACATAGGCCAATTCCCCGGAGAACACCATCCACGCACTCGGTTTTCGATGGGCCATGAACTTGCCCATTATTACCTTGAACCACACCGTGCTTATCTAATTGGTGGCGGTAATTCGCACGGCTCAGAGTCCGAATTCAAGAGCGACGAACTTGTCGAGCGGGAAGCCGACGCATTTGCCGCAGGACTCCTCATGCCGAACTGGCTGTTCTCCCCAAGGGTAAACAAGACCGAACCAAGCTTCGACCTCATCCAGCAGGTAGCCTCAGAATTCCAAACATCCATGCTGAGCACTGCTATTCGTACAGTGCAACTATCTCATTTTCCTTGTGGACTCGCTTGCGTCCGGCAGTCGTCACTTGCCTGGATGTTTTGCTCCACTCCGCTCATCGAAGCGGGCTGCTATCCAGGTGAACGAGGTAGCAACCTGCCTGAAACTGCATTATTGGCTTGGAAAGAGCATGAGAATGGTAACTTGTCAAATCGCACGAAAGACGGCGTCGTCGGAGATTGGTTCAGAACCTATGACGCAACAAGCCTTGAGTCGACGTATGTCTGCGAGCACTACTTCTCGATACCGGTGATGAATAGCCTGCTCGTGCTGCTCACCGTCGATGAAGATGACCTCGCCGATGAAGAAGAGTGA
- a CDS encoding IS5 family transposase produces the protein MATKEKRTYKVTNWKEYNKSLIERGNITIWFSDEALENWEHPNDQTKVGRPFVFSDTAIECLLTIRELLKLPYRQTEGFGRSLVAMLGVEAAIPNYSSLAKRASKLNVSLDIANKRGDIDIVVDSTGMKVFGEGEWKMRTHGKSKRRTWRKLHLSVNPDTREIVAEILTENSCHDADAVPEMLEQVEQPVKKFHGDGSYDKWKVYEGLESEGIEPVIPPQHNAKIKQHGNSAEEPLPRDEAIRQIRRKGRRSWKEEVGYHRRSLAETTMYRVKQSFGSHLKNRVFENQQTEARLRCKIINQFTQLGLPQFEWS, from the coding sequence ATGGCTACGAAAGAAAAACGAACCTACAAAGTCACGAACTGGAAGGAGTATAACAAGTCGCTCATCGAGCGTGGAAACATCACTATTTGGTTTAGCGACGAGGCGTTGGAGAACTGGGAACATCCTAACGACCAGACAAAAGTCGGTCGCCCTTTTGTCTTCAGCGATACGGCGATCGAGTGCTTGCTGACGATTCGCGAACTGCTGAAACTTCCCTATCGGCAGACTGAGGGATTCGGCCGCTCGCTGGTGGCGATGTTGGGCGTCGAGGCAGCGATTCCCAATTATTCTTCGCTCGCCAAGCGAGCCAGCAAGCTGAATGTTTCGCTCGATATCGCTAACAAGAGGGGCGACATCGATATCGTGGTGGATAGCACCGGCATGAAAGTGTTTGGCGAGGGCGAATGGAAGATGCGGACGCATGGCAAGTCGAAGCGGCGGACATGGCGGAAGCTGCATTTGTCGGTGAATCCTGACACCCGCGAGATTGTGGCGGAGATTTTGACCGAGAACAGTTGCCACGATGCCGATGCGGTTCCCGAAATGCTGGAGCAGGTGGAGCAGCCCGTAAAAAAGTTTCACGGCGACGGTAGTTACGACAAGTGGAAGGTTTATGAAGGGCTGGAATCCGAAGGCATTGAGCCGGTGATTCCGCCGCAGCACAACGCCAAGATCAAACAACATGGCAACTCTGCGGAGGAGCCTTTGCCCCGGGACGAGGCAATTCGTCAGATTCGACGCAAGGGGCGTAGGAGTTGGAAAGAGGAAGTGGGCTATCATCGTAGAAGCTTGGCGGAAACGACCATGTACCGAGTGAAACAAAGCTTTGGGAGCCATCTCAAAAACCGAGTATTCGAAAACCAACAAACGGAAGCCCGCTTGCGCTGTAAAATCATCAATCAATTCACCCAACTCGGGCTTCCACAGTTCGAGTGGAGTTAG
- a CDS encoding DUF4062 domain-containing protein, with the protein MNEKNVFISSVMRGFAAERAAARRAVETLRHQPVMAEDFGATASTPQTACLEGVRRSHIYVGIFGQRYGNRVESGHSPTEEEFREAERRGLDMLCFVMKGALDDDQKQFVDSIKSYEHGKMLAFYESTDELKDLIVQALNDLSLASLGGGLDASVAQKKFESRISSDESSRRSEPECRLAIIPERQVDEYLSPHDLSEASFREKLEQLLLFGPQPRLFDREKGVRCREGEDFLCLWQGRDEYDSPDTSVSIYADGTIILADSLTSQHQRDRFSHGLLRSFVVDEQNVLDRASGFFAFSESVYSSLEAFRQASAFFTWLQLANMRDKSFGRIPSSEPNSFQMPSHSLDDPVSSPPEPQRIVRKQLLDHQSLANDLISRLIRRFKAAGGYYESSERLH; encoded by the coding sequence ATGAATGAGAAGAATGTTTTCATTAGCTCTGTGATGAGGGGCTTCGCCGCAGAGCGGGCAGCCGCTCGCCGGGCTGTCGAGACCCTCCGCCACCAGCCGGTTATGGCAGAAGACTTTGGTGCCACCGCCTCCACCCCGCAGACGGCATGCCTGGAGGGAGTACGCCGGAGTCACATCTACGTCGGTATCTTCGGTCAACGATACGGCAATCGCGTCGAGTCGGGGCATTCTCCCACAGAGGAAGAGTTTCGCGAAGCAGAGAGGCGAGGCCTTGATATGCTCTGCTTCGTGATGAAGGGAGCCCTGGACGACGACCAGAAACAATTTGTCGACTCCATCAAGAGCTATGAGCATGGCAAGATGCTCGCATTCTACGAATCGACCGACGAATTGAAGGACTTGATAGTCCAGGCTCTCAACGACCTCTCGCTTGCCTCCCTGGGTGGTGGGCTTGATGCGAGCGTCGCACAGAAGAAGTTCGAGTCAAGAATAAGTAGCGACGAATCGAGCCGTCGCAGTGAGCCTGAATGCCGCTTGGCCATTATCCCCGAACGGCAGGTCGACGAGTATCTTTCACCGCACGACTTGAGTGAAGCCTCCTTCCGCGAAAAGCTCGAACAGCTTCTTTTATTTGGACCACAGCCGCGACTATTTGACCGTGAGAAAGGTGTTCGATGCCGTGAAGGCGAGGATTTCCTCTGCCTGTGGCAGGGTCGCGACGAATACGACTCTCCTGACACATCGGTGTCCATCTACGCAGACGGCACTATCATCCTTGCCGATTCCCTGACTTCCCAGCACCAGCGGGACCGCTTCTCGCATGGCTTGCTACGGAGTTTTGTCGTCGACGAGCAGAATGTGTTGGACCGTGCATCGGGCTTCTTCGCCTTCTCTGAGAGCGTTTACTCCTCACTCGAAGCCTTCAGGCAGGCTTCCGCCTTCTTCACCTGGTTACAACTCGCGAACATGCGTGATAAGTCGTTTGGTCGCATCCCGTCGTCTGAGCCAAACAGCTTTCAGATGCCAAGTCATTCATTGGATGACCCGGTCTCCTCTCCGCCGGAGCCGCAACGTATCGTCCGCAAGCAGTTGTTGGACCATCAGTCGCTCGCCAACGACCTCATTTCCCGGCTTATTCGAAGATTTAAGGCCGCCGGTGGCTACTACGAAAGCAGTGAGCGTTTGCATTGA
- a CDS encoding superoxide dismutase, whose protein sequence is MSHFSRRNFVFLSSGAAIGNMVLPGLATAEEAHAEGFYFSHSGLVTGQPKPLKHKSIPGFLSAEQIAPHHTAHYGGALKGYTAADATIEASVKSGEKLDAAAYGALKRIINSKGNSVVLHEMYFDGLTPTTMEPAADVRSAIDARFGSVEKWAEDFIASAKEAAGWAMLVKHPVNGKLYNVVSDEHAMGILWMAVPLVVIDTYEHAFYIDYENRKAEYVEKFIEHIDWNAVNKRFA, encoded by the coding sequence ATGAGCCACTTCTCACGACGCAACTTCGTGTTTCTGTCCTCAGGCGCGGCAATTGGAAATATGGTCCTGCCGGGACTTGCAACGGCGGAAGAGGCACACGCTGAGGGATTCTACTTCTCGCATTCAGGACTGGTCACGGGGCAGCCGAAGCCACTGAAGCATAAGTCGATTCCGGGCTTTCTCAGTGCAGAGCAAATCGCTCCCCATCACACAGCTCACTATGGTGGGGCACTGAAGGGTTACACAGCTGCGGATGCGACCATTGAAGCCTCCGTCAAGAGCGGCGAAAAACTCGACGCGGCGGCTTATGGAGCATTGAAGCGAATCATCAACAGCAAGGGCAATAGCGTCGTACTGCATGAGATGTATTTTGACGGATTGACGCCGACCACCATGGAACCGGCTGCTGACGTTCGTTCAGCAATCGATGCCAGATTCGGCTCGGTTGAAAAATGGGCGGAAGACTTCATCGCATCTGCCAAGGAGGCCGCGGGTTGGGCGATGTTGGTCAAACATCCAGTAAATGGGAAGCTTTACAACGTCGTCAGTGACGAACACGCGATGGGCATTCTCTGGATGGCAGTTCCCCTGGTCGTCATCGATACCTACGAGCACGCCTTCTACATTGACTACGAAAATCGGAAGGCCGAGTACGTCGAGAAGTTCATCGAACACATAGACTGGAACGCAGTGAACAAGCGATTTGCGTAG
- a CDS encoding RNA polymerase sigma factor, with translation MTDDEEDDLRIMVNLTDDLDEVRDDAIRDLLRKHGGVVKGMLRKVFRNTLTENEVQEVLLRTATKAWKHADSYDDAKAKLSTWLVAIALNEARDLIAENRADFALVDEEFLAVQFAKAESEDEPTKQEKKVVRDFKVVLSRLPKLQRAIIEADLACGDIADGERLAELHGTSKNSIYVSRNKARATIERELKKMGHFDPQHIAE, from the coding sequence ATGACTGACGACGAAGAAGATGACCTCCGAATCATGGTCAATCTTACGGATGACCTAGACGAAGTGAGGGACGACGCGATACGCGACCTACTCCGCAAGCATGGCGGGGTCGTAAAAGGAATGCTCCGAAAGGTATTTCGGAACACCTTGACGGAGAACGAGGTCCAGGAAGTTCTCCTCAGGACTGCAACCAAGGCATGGAAGCACGCAGACAGCTATGACGATGCCAAAGCGAAACTCAGCACTTGGCTCGTCGCGATTGCCCTCAACGAGGCGAGAGACCTCATTGCAGAGAACCGTGCCGACTTTGCTCTGGTTGATGAGGAATTCCTGGCGGTGCAGTTTGCCAAGGCGGAGAGCGAGGACGAACCCACCAAGCAAGAAAAAAAGGTGGTCCGCGACTTCAAGGTTGTCCTATCACGACTGCCAAAGCTGCAAAGGGCCATCATCGAAGCTGACCTAGCCTGTGGCGATATCGCTGACGGCGAGAGACTCGCGGAATTGCACGGAACCTCGAAAAACTCGATTTACGTCTCACGCAACAAAGCACGAGCGACGATTGAGCGAGAATTGAAGAAAATGGGTCATTTTGACCCTCAGCATATAGCGGAGTGA